One stretch of Microbacterium terrae DNA includes these proteins:
- a CDS encoding peptide deformylase yields the protein MAVRAIRVFGDPVLRAPSAPVDRIDDGVRALVQDLVDTVALPGRAGVAAPQIGVGVRAFSYNIDGEIGYVLNPVLEVSGDPVPTGEGCLSVPGLWHDALRHPWARVTGIDLDGEPVVLEGEGLLAQALQHETDHLDGMLYLSRLTPEDRRAAMKEVRESDWF from the coding sequence ATGGCGGTCCGTGCCATCCGGGTCTTCGGCGACCCGGTGCTCCGTGCGCCGAGCGCGCCCGTCGACCGGATCGATGACGGCGTGCGGGCCCTCGTGCAGGACCTCGTCGACACCGTCGCCCTGCCCGGCCGCGCCGGCGTGGCAGCGCCGCAGATCGGCGTGGGCGTGCGGGCGTTCAGCTACAACATCGACGGTGAGATCGGGTACGTGCTCAATCCCGTGCTCGAGGTGTCGGGCGACCCGGTGCCGACGGGGGAGGGATGCCTCTCGGTGCCCGGCCTCTGGCACGACGCGCTGCGGCATCCGTGGGCGCGCGTGACGGGCATCGACCTCGACGGCGAGCCAGTCGTGCTCGAGGGCGAGGGGCTCCTGGCCCAGGCGCTGCAGCACGAGACCGACCACCTCGACGGCATGCTGTACCTTTCGCGGCTCACGCCGGAGGACCGGCGGGCCGCGATGAAGGAAGTCCGCGAGTCCGACTGGTTCTGA
- a CDS encoding lysophospholipid acyltransferase family protein: MFYWLMKYVVIGPIVKAIFRPWIVGRRNIPTEGGAILASNHLSFVDSIFLPLMIDRPVAFLAKSDYFTGKGLKGWATRMFFKATGQLPIDRSGGKASEASLNTGLQVLGRGELLGIYPEGTRSPDGKLYRGRTGIARMALEARVPVVPLVMVDTDTMMPIGRRIPNVVRVGIVIGEPLDFSRFEGMEGDRYILRSITDEIMVALQRLGEQEYEDVYASTVKDRLNTAS, from the coding sequence ATGTTCTACTGGCTGATGAAGTACGTGGTGATCGGACCGATCGTGAAGGCGATCTTCCGGCCCTGGATCGTCGGCCGGCGCAACATCCCCACCGAGGGCGGCGCGATCCTCGCCAGCAACCACCTCTCGTTCGTCGACTCGATCTTCCTGCCGCTGATGATCGACCGGCCGGTGGCCTTCCTCGCCAAGAGCGACTACTTCACCGGCAAGGGCCTCAAGGGGTGGGCCACCCGCATGTTCTTCAAGGCCACCGGCCAGCTGCCGATCGACCGCTCCGGGGGCAAGGCATCCGAGGCGTCGCTCAACACGGGTCTGCAGGTGCTCGGTCGCGGTGAGCTCCTCGGCATCTACCCGGAGGGCACGCGCAGCCCCGACGGCAAGCTGTACCGCGGTCGCACCGGAATCGCGCGCATGGCGCTCGAGGCGCGCGTGCCGGTCGTGCCGCTCGTGATGGTCGACACCGACACGATGATGCCCATCGGGCGGCGCATCCCGAACGTGGTCCGCGTCGGGATCGTGATCGGCGAACCCCTCGACTTCTCGAGGTTCGAGGGCATGGAGGGGGATCGCTACATCCTCCGCTCCATCACCGACGAGATCATGGTCGCGCTCCAGCGCCTCGGCGAGCAGGAGTACGAAGACGTCTACGCCTCGACGGTGAAGGACCGGCTCAACACCGCGAGCTGA
- a CDS encoding MinD/ParA family ATP-binding protein yields the protein MLSDTGNLDTARLGFISGATAQVNVELPAESDDTDDDVVDDGVIDEGVPFVVEIPADAEGADADEPADVEAVLSRYDDVEDAVVVEAETGEIVVEFESADADDPDESHEDAAAAEAAEAEEIALAVAFAEAAARDQAAADAAEIEAAAAEAAEAAAKTAAAEAAAAETQVEAEAAASVDEAAVAEPAAIDADARDEVEAPAVAPVPPATGTVPVSRREAFHPTSVADRAVERVQPRPEVTLTSKRLGEFEADRETADLLTPDRLLDPHHVVKSEPEGLWQQLVYSMSGHRINLGDGKRARARKELDRRIAAPLNGVARFVPVVSRKGGVGKTTVTTLLGMALADARDDRVIAIDANPDRGTLAERIARTSGKTVRDLVRVSGDVAGYNDLSNIVARDETRLDVLASDTDPRVSEAFNDVDYNTVASLAAHYYSIVLTDTGTGIVHSVMEATLQRADQLVVVAGLSVDEAKLASETLTWLETNGYAEQVRGAIVVVNNARPGAPLVRPEELEAHFKTRVRSVVHMPYDPHIAAGSAITFRDLQPQTRQAARELAAVVVEGLRVFANAA from the coding sequence GTGCTTTCCGACACCGGAAACCTCGACACCGCCCGACTCGGATTCATCAGCGGCGCCACGGCGCAGGTGAACGTCGAGCTTCCCGCCGAGTCGGACGACACCGACGACGACGTCGTCGATGACGGCGTGATCGACGAGGGCGTGCCCTTCGTCGTGGAGATCCCCGCCGACGCTGAGGGCGCCGACGCGGACGAGCCGGCCGACGTCGAGGCCGTGCTCTCGCGCTACGACGACGTCGAGGACGCCGTCGTCGTCGAGGCGGAGACCGGCGAGATCGTCGTGGAGTTCGAATCCGCCGATGCGGACGATCCCGACGAGTCCCACGAGGATGCCGCCGCCGCGGAGGCCGCGGAGGCCGAGGAGATCGCTCTCGCCGTCGCATTCGCCGAGGCCGCGGCACGCGACCAGGCCGCAGCCGACGCTGCCGAGATCGAGGCTGCGGCTGCTGAGGCGGCAGAGGCTGCGGCGAAGACGGCAGCGGCTGAAGCTGCCGCCGCTGAGACACAGGTCGAGGCTGAGGCCGCGGCATCCGTCGACGAGGCTGCGGTGGCAGAGCCCGCCGCGATCGACGCCGACGCCCGCGACGAGGTCGAAGCACCTGCGGTCGCACCCGTCCCGCCGGCGACCGGGACCGTTCCGGTCAGCCGTCGCGAGGCATTCCACCCCACCAGCGTCGCCGACCGAGCGGTCGAGCGCGTTCAGCCCCGCCCGGAGGTCACCTTGACATCCAAGCGCCTCGGCGAGTTCGAAGCCGACCGTGAGACCGCAGATCTGCTGACGCCCGATCGTCTGCTCGACCCGCACCATGTCGTCAAGTCCGAGCCCGAAGGGCTCTGGCAGCAGCTCGTCTACTCGATGTCGGGTCACCGCATCAACCTGGGAGACGGCAAGCGCGCGCGTGCCCGCAAGGAGCTCGACCGCCGCATCGCCGCGCCGCTCAACGGCGTCGCCCGGTTCGTGCCGGTCGTCTCGCGCAAGGGCGGCGTGGGAAAGACCACCGTCACCACGCTCCTCGGCATGGCTCTCGCCGACGCCCGCGACGACCGCGTGATCGCCATCGACGCGAACCCCGACCGCGGCACCCTCGCCGAGCGCATCGCCCGGACGAGCGGCAAGACCGTGCGCGACCTCGTGCGCGTGAGCGGCGACGTCGCCGGCTACAACGACCTGTCGAACATCGTCGCCCGCGACGAGACGCGCCTCGACGTGCTCGCATCCGACACCGACCCGCGCGTGTCGGAGGCGTTCAACGACGTCGACTACAACACCGTCGCGTCGCTCGCTGCGCATTACTACTCGATCGTGCTCACCGACACCGGAACCGGCATCGTGCACTCCGTCATGGAGGCGACGCTCCAGCGCGCCGACCAGCTCGTGGTCGTGGCGGGTCTGAGCGTCGACGAGGCCAAGCTCGCCTCCGAGACCCTCACCTGGCTCGAGACCAACGGCTACGCCGAGCAGGTGCGCGGCGCGATCGTCGTGGTGAACAACGCGCGTCCCGGCGCCCCGCTGGTTCGCCCGGAAGAGCTCGAGGCCCACTTCAAGACCCGCGTGCGCTCGGTGGTGCACATGCCGTACGACCCGCACATCGCGGCGGGGAGCGCGATCACGTTCCGCGACCTGCAGCCGCAGACGCGCCAGGCGGCGCGTGAGCTCGCCGCGGTCGTGGTCGAGGGCCTGCGCGTCTTCGCGAACGCCGCGTAA
- a CDS encoding AMP-dependent synthetase/ligase has protein sequence MVQFEVPPIVPADPTANVTDLLVERVKATPDLALFAVPDGEVWRDITAATFEKQVIALAKGFVAAGIEPGEKVGFIARTTYDWTLVDFALFYAGAVMVPIYETSSPAQVSWILSDSGAIACIAESADHSARIAEIREEVPLVRSVWEMHAGDLDRLETEGASVPDEEIERRRSIANGADIATLIYTSGSTGRPKGCVLTHSNFVELTRNATKSNREVFETPGASTLLFITTAHVFARFISILDIHAGVKTGHQPDTKQLLPALGSFKPTFLLAVPRVFEKVYNSAEQKAEAGGKGKIFRAAAHTAVEHSTLVQEGKKVPLMTKIKFSLFDKLVYSKLRTAMGGNVEYAVSGSAPLGPRLGHFFHSLGVTILEGYGLTETTAPATVNQARKSKIGTVGPVIPGVGVRLADDGEIEVSGVNVFKEYWRNPEATAAAFDGAWFKTGDIGAFDAEGFLTITGRKKEILVTAGGKNVAPAALEDPIRANPIVGQVVVVGDQKPFIAALVTLDTEMLPTWLANNGLSADMSLADAAQNDAVRAEVQRAIDHANTTVSRAESIRKFTILATEWTEASGHLTPKMSIKRNVILDDFAGDVEALYAVPADTTNVSLK, from the coding sequence GTGGTCCAGTTTGAAGTCCCCCCGATCGTCCCAGCCGATCCCACAGCCAATGTGACCGACCTGCTCGTCGAGCGCGTCAAGGCCACGCCCGACCTCGCCCTGTTCGCCGTCCCCGATGGCGAAGTATGGCGCGACATCACCGCCGCCACCTTTGAGAAGCAGGTCATCGCCCTCGCGAAGGGCTTCGTCGCCGCCGGCATCGAGCCCGGCGAGAAGGTCGGGTTCATCGCCCGCACCACGTACGACTGGACGCTCGTCGACTTCGCACTCTTCTACGCGGGCGCGGTCATGGTCCCGATCTACGAGACGAGCTCCCCCGCCCAGGTGTCGTGGATCCTCTCCGACTCCGGGGCGATCGCCTGCATCGCCGAGTCGGCCGACCACTCCGCGCGCATCGCCGAGATCCGCGAGGAGGTGCCGCTCGTGCGCTCGGTGTGGGAGATGCACGCCGGCGACCTCGACCGCCTCGAGACCGAAGGCGCATCCGTTCCCGACGAGGAGATCGAGCGCCGCCGCTCGATCGCGAACGGCGCCGACATCGCGACGCTGATCTACACGTCGGGTTCGACCGGGCGCCCGAAGGGATGCGTGCTCACGCACAGCAACTTCGTCGAGCTCACCCGCAACGCGACGAAGTCCAACCGCGAGGTCTTCGAGACGCCCGGCGCCTCGACACTGCTGTTCATCACGACGGCGCACGTGTTCGCCCGGTTCATCTCGATCCTCGACATCCACGCCGGTGTGAAGACGGGCCACCAGCCCGACACCAAGCAGCTGCTGCCGGCGCTCGGCTCGTTCAAGCCGACGTTCCTCCTCGCGGTTCCGCGTGTGTTCGAGAAGGTCTACAACTCCGCGGAGCAGAAGGCTGAAGCGGGCGGCAAGGGCAAGATCTTCCGGGCCGCAGCCCACACGGCCGTCGAGCACTCGACCCTCGTGCAGGAGGGCAAGAAGGTGCCCCTCATGACGAAGATCAAGTTCTCGCTCTTCGACAAGCTCGTCTACTCGAAGCTGCGCACCGCGATGGGCGGCAACGTGGAGTACGCCGTGTCGGGCTCGGCGCCGCTCGGCCCGCGCCTGGGCCACTTCTTCCACAGCCTGGGCGTGACGATCCTCGAGGGCTACGGCCTCACCGAGACCACGGCGCCCGCGACGGTGAACCAGGCGCGCAAGTCCAAGATCGGCACGGTCGGCCCGGTGATCCCCGGTGTCGGCGTGCGTCTGGCCGACGACGGCGAGATCGAGGTCAGCGGCGTCAACGTGTTCAAGGAGTACTGGCGCAACCCCGAGGCTACCGCCGCCGCGTTCGACGGCGCGTGGTTCAAGACCGGTGACATCGGCGCGTTCGACGCCGAGGGCTTCCTCACGATCACGGGCCGCAAGAAGGAGATCCTCGTCACCGCCGGCGGCAAGAACGTCGCCCCGGCCGCCCTCGAGGACCCCATCCGCGCGAACCCGATCGTCGGCCAGGTCGTCGTCGTCGGCGACCAGAAGCCGTTCATCGCTGCGCTGGTCACCCTCGACACCGAGATGCTGCCGACGTGGCTGGCGAACAACGGCCTGTCCGCTGACATGTCGCTGGCGGATGCCGCGCAGAACGACGCCGTCCGCGCCGAGGTGCAGCGCGCCATCGACCACGCGAACACGACGGTGTCGCGCGCCGAATCGATCCGCAAGTTCACGATCCTCGCGACGGAGTGGACCGAGGCGAGCGGACACCTCACGCCGAAGATGAGCATCAAGCGCAACGTCATCCTCGACGACTTCGCGGGCGACGTCGAAGCGCTCTACGCGGTTCCCGCAGACACCACGAACGTGTCATTGAAGTAA
- a CDS encoding class II 3-deoxy-7-phosphoheptulonate synthase, with protein MLPDLDGLDHWRTLPIKQQPSWYDVDAVAAVSDELAILPPLVFAGEVDNLRDRLARAASGQAFLLQGGDCAETFAGATAEQIRNRIKTVLQMAVVLTYGASMPVVKMGRMAGQFAKPRSSDTETRGDVTLPAYRGDIVNGYDFTAASRQADPQRLLKGYHTAASTINLIRAFTQGGFADLREVHSWNKGFAQNPANQQYERLATEIDRAIKFMEAAGADFDELKRVEFFTGHEGLLMDYERPMTRIDSRTSTPYNTSAHFLWIGERTRDLDGAHVDYFSKIRNPIGVKLGPTTSPETALALIDKLDPNREPGRLTFITRMGAGKIRDALPPLLEAVQDSGATPLWVTDPMHGNGITTPTGYKTRRFDDVVDEVRGFFEAHRSVGTFPGGIHVELTGDDVTECLGGSEQIDEATLATRYESLCDPRLNHMQSLELAFLVAEELEKR; from the coding sequence ATGCTTCCTGACCTCGACGGACTCGACCACTGGCGGACCCTGCCCATCAAGCAGCAGCCCTCGTGGTATGACGTCGACGCCGTCGCGGCAGTCTCGGACGAGCTGGCCATCCTGCCCCCGCTGGTGTTCGCCGGCGAGGTCGACAACCTCCGCGATCGACTCGCGCGCGCGGCATCCGGTCAGGCGTTCCTGCTGCAGGGCGGCGACTGCGCCGAGACGTTCGCCGGGGCCACCGCCGAGCAGATCCGCAATCGCATCAAGACCGTGCTGCAGATGGCAGTTGTGCTGACCTACGGCGCCTCGATGCCGGTGGTCAAGATGGGCCGCATGGCGGGCCAGTTCGCCAAGCCCCGCTCGAGCGACACCGAGACCCGCGGCGACGTCACCCTGCCCGCCTACCGCGGCGACATCGTCAACGGCTACGACTTCACCGCGGCCTCGCGTCAGGCCGACCCCCAGCGACTGCTGAAGGGGTACCACACGGCCGCCTCGACCATCAACCTCATCCGCGCGTTCACGCAGGGCGGCTTCGCCGATCTGCGCGAGGTGCACTCGTGGAACAAGGGCTTCGCGCAGAACCCGGCCAACCAGCAGTACGAGCGACTCGCCACCGAGATCGACCGGGCCATCAAGTTCATGGAGGCCGCCGGCGCCGACTTCGACGAGCTCAAGCGCGTCGAGTTCTTCACCGGCCACGAGGGTCTGCTGATGGACTACGAGCGGCCGATGACGCGCATCGACTCGCGCACCAGCACGCCGTACAACACGTCGGCGCACTTCCTGTGGATCGGTGAGCGCACGCGCGACCTCGACGGCGCGCACGTCGACTACTTCTCGAAGATCCGCAACCCCATCGGCGTGAAGCTCGGCCCGACCACGTCGCCCGAGACCGCGCTCGCGCTCATCGACAAGCTCGACCCGAACCGCGAGCCCGGGCGACTCACGTTCATCACCCGCATGGGCGCAGGAAAGATCCGCGACGCGCTGCCGCCGCTGCTCGAAGCCGTCCAGGACTCGGGGGCGACCCCGCTGTGGGTCACCGACCCGATGCACGGCAACGGCATCACCACGCCCACCGGCTACAAGACGCGTCGCTTCGACGACGTCGTCGACGAGGTGCGCGGCTTCTTCGAGGCGCACCGCTCGGTGGGCACCTTCCCCGGAGGCATCCACGTCGAGCTCACCGGCGACGACGTCACCGAGTGCCTCGGCGGTTCGGAGCAGATCGACGAGGCCACCCTCGCGACCCGCTACGAGTCGCTGTGCGACCCGCGCCTGAACCACATGCAGTCGCTCGAGCTCGCCTTCCTCGTGGCCGAGGAGCTCGAGAAGCGCTGA
- a CDS encoding pyruvate carboxylase → MFRKILVANRGEIAIRAFRAAFELGARTVAVFPYEDRNSLHRLKADEAYRIGEIGHPVRAYLDVDEIIRVALESGADAIYPGYGFLSENPELAEKAAANGIAFIGPPARVLEMAGNKVTAKHHAIAAGVPVLRSTEASDDVDALLAQADDIGFPIFVKAVAGGGGRGMRRVETAAELAPSLAEAMREAGSAFGDARVFLEQAVQRPRHVEVQILADKAGETVHLFERDCSVQRRHQKVIEIAPAPNLDPEVRDSLHAYAIAFARSIDYENAGTVEFLLETAGPRTGEVVFIEMNPRIQVEHTVTEEVTDVDLVQSQMRIAAGQTLDTLGLTQDRIQLRGAALQCRITTEDPTQGFRPDTGKITTYRSPGGAGIRLDGGTTAAGSQISPHFDSMLAKLTCRGRDFGAAVVRARRALAEFRIRGVSTNIPFLQAVLDDESFIAGDVSTAFIDERPGLLKGRESKDRGTKILNWLVDTTVNRPNGENPLSVDPRAKLPALDLTTEPVAGSRQRLLELGPAGFAKALREQTALAVTETTFRDAHQSLLATRVRTKDLATVAPYVARLTPELLSVEAWGGATYDVALRFLGEDPWERLDSLREALPNVAIQMLLRGRNTVGYTPYPTEVTDAFVREAAASGIDIFRIFDALNDVSQMRPAIDAVLATGTSVAEVAVCYTGDILNPSEQLYTLDYYLRLAEQIVDAGAHVLAIKDMAGLLRPAAASKLVAALRDRFDLPVHVHTHDTAGGQLATLLAASAAGADAVDVAAAPMSGTTSQPSLSALVAAMSHTERDTGIDLGAVTDLEPYWEAVRNLYAPFESGLPGPTGRVYHHEIPGGQLSNLRQQAIALGLAEDFELIEDMYAAANEILGRVPKVTPSSKVVGDLALHLAAVKADPADFAENPQNYDIPDSVVGFMAGELGDLPGGWPEPFRTKVLQGRDVKVGVTPLTADEAAALEGDADERRSTLNRLLFPAPTRAFAQVRDVFGDLSVLDTADYLYGLTAGTEHVVEIERGVQLYVGLEAIGEADDKGMRTVMTTLNGQLRPVFVRDRSITVEARQAEKADTSKPGQVAAPFSGVVTLKAGVGDAVSAGQPVASIEAMKMEAAITAPVDGVVERLAIGPTQQVDAGDLLVVIRPAQ, encoded by the coding sequence ATGTTCCGCAAGATCCTCGTCGCAAATCGTGGAGAGATCGCGATCCGCGCCTTCCGAGCCGCCTTCGAACTCGGCGCCCGCACCGTGGCCGTCTTCCCATACGAGGACCGCAATTCGCTGCACCGGCTGAAGGCCGACGAGGCCTACCGCATCGGCGAGATCGGGCACCCCGTGCGTGCCTACCTCGACGTCGACGAGATCATCCGCGTGGCGCTCGAATCGGGCGCCGACGCGATCTACCCGGGCTACGGGTTCCTGTCCGAGAACCCCGAGCTCGCCGAGAAGGCGGCCGCCAACGGCATCGCGTTCATCGGGCCGCCGGCGCGCGTGCTCGAGATGGCCGGCAACAAGGTGACGGCGAAGCACCACGCGATCGCCGCGGGTGTTCCGGTGCTGCGGTCGACCGAGGCATCCGACGACGTCGACGCACTCCTCGCGCAGGCCGACGACATCGGGTTCCCCATCTTCGTCAAGGCCGTCGCCGGCGGCGGCGGCCGCGGGATGCGCCGGGTCGAGACCGCCGCAGAGCTCGCCCCCTCGCTCGCCGAGGCGATGCGCGAGGCGGGCAGCGCCTTCGGCGACGCCCGTGTGTTCCTCGAGCAGGCCGTGCAGCGCCCCCGCCACGTCGAGGTGCAGATCCTCGCCGACAAGGCGGGCGAGACCGTGCACCTGTTCGAGCGCGACTGCTCGGTGCAGCGCCGCCACCAGAAGGTGATCGAGATCGCGCCCGCGCCGAACCTCGACCCCGAGGTGCGCGACTCGCTGCACGCGTACGCCATCGCGTTCGCGCGGTCGATCGACTACGAGAACGCCGGCACCGTCGAGTTCCTGCTCGAGACCGCGGGTCCTCGCACCGGCGAGGTCGTCTTCATCGAGATGAATCCGCGCATCCAGGTCGAGCACACCGTGACCGAAGAGGTCACCGACGTCGACCTCGTGCAGTCGCAGATGCGCATCGCGGCGGGTCAGACCCTCGACACCCTCGGTCTCACGCAGGACCGCATCCAGCTCCGCGGCGCGGCGCTGCAGTGCCGCATCACCACCGAAGACCCCACGCAGGGCTTCCGCCCCGACACGGGCAAGATCACCACGTACCGCTCGCCCGGCGGCGCCGGCATCCGTCTCGACGGCGGCACCACCGCGGCGGGGTCGCAGATCAGCCCCCACTTCGACTCGATGCTCGCGAAGCTGACCTGCCGCGGCCGCGACTTCGGCGCCGCCGTGGTGCGCGCCCGTCGCGCCCTCGCCGAGTTCCGCATCCGAGGCGTCTCGACGAACATCCCCTTCCTGCAGGCGGTGCTCGACGACGAGTCGTTCATCGCCGGCGACGTCAGCACCGCGTTCATCGACGAGCGGCCGGGCCTGCTCAAGGGGCGCGAGTCGAAGGACCGCGGCACGAAGATCCTCAACTGGCTCGTCGACACGACGGTGAACCGCCCCAACGGCGAGAACCCGCTGAGCGTCGACCCGCGTGCGAAGCTCCCCGCCCTCGACCTGACCACCGAGCCGGTCGCCGGCTCGCGTCAGCGGCTGCTCGAGCTCGGCCCCGCCGGCTTCGCGAAGGCGCTGCGCGAGCAGACCGCCCTCGCCGTCACCGAGACGACGTTCCGCGACGCCCACCAGTCGCTGCTCGCCACCCGCGTGCGCACGAAGGACCTCGCGACCGTCGCACCTTACGTCGCGCGGCTCACGCCCGAGCTGCTCTCGGTCGAGGCCTGGGGCGGCGCCACGTACGACGTCGCGCTGCGGTTCCTCGGCGAAGACCCGTGGGAGCGGCTCGACAGCCTGCGCGAGGCGCTGCCGAACGTCGCGATCCAGATGCTGCTGCGCGGCCGCAACACCGTGGGGTACACCCCGTACCCGACCGAGGTCACCGACGCGTTCGTGCGTGAGGCCGCGGCATCCGGCATCGACATCTTCCGCATCTTCGACGCCCTCAACGACGTGTCGCAGATGCGCCCCGCCATCGACGCGGTGCTGGCCACCGGCACCTCGGTCGCCGAGGTCGCCGTCTGCTACACCGGCGACATCCTGAACCCGTCCGAGCAGCTCTACACGCTCGACTACTACCTGCGTCTGGCGGAGCAGATCGTGGATGCCGGCGCCCACGTGCTCGCCATCAAGGACATGGCAGGGCTCCTGCGCCCGGCGGCCGCGTCGAAGCTCGTCGCGGCGCTCCGCGACCGTTTCGACCTGCCCGTGCATGTGCACACCCACGACACTGCCGGCGGTCAGCTCGCGACCCTGCTCGCCGCGTCGGCCGCGGGGGCGGATGCTGTCGACGTGGCCGCCGCACCCATGTCGGGCACGACCAGCCAGCCCTCGCTGTCGGCGCTCGTCGCTGCGATGTCGCACACCGAGCGCGACACAGGCATCGATCTCGGTGCGGTGACCGATCTCGAGCCGTACTGGGAGGCGGTGCGCAACCTCTATGCGCCGTTCGAGTCGGGGCTTCCCGGACCCACCGGACGCGTGTACCACCACGAGATCCCGGGTGGTCAGCTCTCGAACCTGCGTCAGCAGGCGATCGCGCTCGGCCTCGCCGAGGACTTCGAGCTCATCGAAGACATGTACGCGGCGGCGAACGAGATCCTCGGCCGCGTGCCGAAGGTGACGCCGTCGTCGAAGGTCGTCGGCGATCTCGCCCTCCACTTGGCGGCCGTCAAGGCCGACCCGGCCGACTTCGCCGAGAACCCGCAGAACTACGACATCCCCGACTCGGTCGTCGGATTCATGGCCGGTGAGCTCGGCGACCTGCCCGGCGGCTGGCCCGAGCCCTTCCGCACCAAGGTGCTGCAGGGGCGCGACGTGAAGGTGGGCGTCACCCCCCTCACCGCCGACGAGGCAGCCGCGCTCGAGGGCGACGCCGACGAGCGGCGGAGCACCCTTAACCGGCTGCTGTTCCCCGCTCCCACCCGGGCGTTCGCGCAGGTGCGCGACGTGTTCGGCGACCTGAGTGTGCTCGACACCGCCGACTACCTCTACGGCCTCACCGCCGGGACGGAGCACGTCGTCGAGATCGAGCGGGGCGTGCAGCTGTACGTGGGGCTCGAAGCCATCGGCGAGGCCGACGACAAGGGCATGCGCACCGTGATGACCACCCTCAACGGACAGCTGCGTCCGGTGTTCGTGCGCGACCGCAGCATCACCGTCGAGGCGCGACAGGCCGAGAAGGCCGACACGTCCAAGCCCGGTCAGGTCGCCGCGCCCTTCTCGGGCGTCGTGACGCTCAAGGCCGGCGTCGGAGACGCCGTGAGCGCCGGCCAGCCGGTCGCGTCGATCGAGGCGATGAAGATGGAGGCGGCCATCACCGCACCCGTCGACGGCGTCGTCGAGCGCCTCGCGATCGGGCCTACGCAGCAGGTGGATGCGGGAGATCTTTTGGTCGTGATCCGTCCGGCGCAGTAG
- a CDS encoding ROK family glucokinase, which translates to MLNVGIDIGGTKIAGGLVTDDGRILEKVRVDTPHDTRALAQAVIDMARHFRSQHDIAAVGVAAAGFIDRDRAVVIHAPNIAWRNEPLKAALEAGIDLPVTIENDANAAGWAEYRFGAGRGVRNMVMLTMGTGVGGAIVLDGALFRGGHGIGGELGHIRFTRDGLPCGCGQNGCLEQYASGRALQREANDIADGGGIGAALAALRAEKGSISGPSVSRLVLAGDPGATEALRRVATALGESCGGFQAVLDPELFVIGGGVAQLGDDLLAPVRLAYETSLPGYGDRPVADFAIAQLVNDAGVIGVADLAGAEA; encoded by the coding sequence GTGCTCAACGTCGGCATCGACATCGGCGGAACCAAGATCGCGGGAGGCCTGGTCACCGACGACGGGCGCATCCTCGAGAAAGTACGCGTCGACACGCCGCACGACACCCGGGCGCTCGCGCAGGCCGTCATCGACATGGCCCGCCACTTCCGTTCTCAGCACGACATCGCCGCCGTCGGCGTCGCTGCCGCCGGCTTCATCGACCGTGATCGCGCGGTCGTGATCCACGCCCCGAACATCGCGTGGCGCAACGAGCCGCTGAAGGCCGCGCTCGAGGCGGGCATCGACCTTCCCGTCACCATCGAGAACGACGCGAACGCCGCAGGCTGGGCCGAGTATCGGTTCGGCGCCGGTCGCGGCGTGCGCAACATGGTCATGCTCACCATGGGCACGGGCGTCGGCGGAGCCATCGTGCTCGACGGCGCGCTCTTCCGCGGCGGCCACGGCATCGGCGGCGAGCTCGGCCACATCCGCTTCACCCGTGACGGTCTGCCGTGCGGCTGCGGACAGAACGGATGCCTGGAGCAGTATGCATCCGGTCGAGCGCTGCAGCGCGAGGCGAACGACATCGCCGACGGTGGCGGCATCGGCGCGGCACTCGCAGCCCTGCGGGCCGAGAAGGGCTCGATCTCGGGACCGTCTGTGTCGCGACTGGTGCTCGCCGGAGACCCGGGCGCGACCGAGGCGCTTCGCCGCGTGGCTACTGCTCTCGGCGAGTCGTGCGGCGGGTTCCAGGCCGTGCTCGACCCCGAGCTCTTCGTCATCGGCGGGGGAGTGGCCCAGCTCGGCGACGACCTGCTCGCCCCCGTGCGCCTCGCTTACGAGACGTCGCTGCCCGGCTACGGCGACCGCCCCGTCGCCGACTTCGCCATCGCGCAGCTCGTCAACGACGCCGGAGTCATCGGCGTCGCCGACCTCGCCGGAGCCGAGGCGTAA